Proteins from a genomic interval of Narcine bancroftii isolate sNarBan1 chromosome 12, sNarBan1.hap1, whole genome shotgun sequence:
- the LOC138747385 gene encoding tubulin alpha chain, whose protein sequence is MRECISIHVGQAGVQIGNACWELYCLEHGIQPDGQMPSDKTIGGGDDSFNTFFSETGAGKHVPRAVFVDLEPTVIDEVRTGTYRQLFHPEQLITGKEDAANNYARGHYTIGKEIIDLVLDRIRKLADQCTGLQGFLVFHSFGGGTGSGFTSLLMERLSVDYGKKSKLEFSIYPAPQVSTAVVEPYNSILTTHTTLEHSDCAFMVDNEAIYDICRRNLDIERPTYTNLNRLISQIVSSITASLRFDGALNVDLTEFQTNLVPYPRIHFPLATYAPVISAEKAYHEQLSVSEITNACFEPANQMVKCDPRHGKYMACCLLYRGDVVPKDVNAAIATIKTKRSIQFVDWCPTGFKVGINYQPPTVVPGGDLAKVQRAVCMLSNTTAIAEAWARLDHKFDLMYAKRAFVHWYVGEGMEEGEFSEAREDMAALEKDYEEVGVDSVEGEGEEEGEEY, encoded by the exons CGTGAGTGTATCAGTATCCACGTGGGCCAGGCTGGTGTCCAGATTGGCAATGCCTGCTGGGAGCTGTACTGCTTGGAACATGGCATCCAGCCTGATGGTCAGATGCCCAGTGATAAAACCATTGGGGGTGGCGATGATTCCTTCAATACATTCTTCAGTGAGACGGGAGCAGGCAAGCATGTACCCAGAGCTGTGTTTGTGGATTTGGAACCAACAGTGATAG ATGAGGTTCGTACTGGTACATACCGCCAGCTCTTCCACCCTGAGCAACTCATTACTGGGAAAGAAGATGCGGCCAATAACTATGCCCGTGGTCATTACACAATTGGCAAGGAGATCATTGACCTGGTCCTGGACAGAATTCGCAAACTG GCTGACCAATGTACGGGTCTCCAAGGTTTCTTGGTCTTCCACAGTTTTGGCGGTGGCACTGGTTCCGGTTTTACGTCCCTGCTGATGGAGCGTCTGTCTGTTGACTATGGCAAGAAGTCCAAGCTTGAATTCTCCATCTACCCAGCGCCACAAGTGTCTACAGCTGTAGTAGAGCCCTACAATTCCATCCTAACCACCCACACCACCTTGGAGCACTCAGATTGTGCTTTCATGGTTGACAATGAAGCAATCTATGACATCTGCCGTAGAAACCTTGACATTGAACGACCAACTTACACCAATCTGAACCGTCTCATTAGCCAGATAGTGTCCTCCATCACAGCCTCCCTCCGTTTTGATGGTGCCCTGAATGTTGATCTGACTGAGTTCCAGACCAACTTAGTGCCATATCCCCGTATCCACTTCCCATTGGCCACCTATGCCCCTGTTATCTCTGCTGAGAAAGCCTACCATGAGCAGCTTTCTGTATCTGAGATAACCAATGCTTGCTTTGAGCCAGCTAATCAGATGGTCAAATGTGACCCACGCCATGGCAAGTACATGGCCTGTTGCCTTCTTTATCGTGGTGATGTGGTTCCAAAAGATGTCAATGCAGCCATTGCCACCATCAAAACCAAACGAAGCATCCAATTTGTGGATTGGTGCCCAACTGGTTTCAAGGTTGGGATCAATTACCAGCCTCCCACTGTGGTACCTGGAGGTGACTTGGCCAAGGTGCAGCGAGCTGTGTGTATGCTGAGCAATACCACTGCTATTGCTGAAGCTTGGGCTCGTCTGGACCACAAATTTGATCTGATGTATGCCAAGCGTGCCTTTGTTCATTGGTATGTTGGTGAGGGTATGGAGGAAGGAGAGTTCTCGGAGGCCCGAGAGGATATGGCTGCTCTGGAGAAGGATTATGAGGAAGTGGGCGTTGATTCAGTGGAAGGTgagggagaagaggaaggagaagagtattaa